A stretch of Clostridium sp. BJN0001 DNA encodes these proteins:
- a CDS encoding SprT family zinc-dependent metalloprotease, whose translation MKKYITIDQITIEINKKNIKNMYIRVRRMDGAIVVSVPNRMTKAQIETFILSNIEWIKKNKKKFNETHKHLEFNYISGETHYLWGKPYILQVIYTEDDKSSVSFNQNNIILKIKKESSKKEKEALIDKWYRSILKEKIEEILPECEKITGKSCDEYHIKKMKTIWGSINILHKRVWINFELVKKHEECLKLVLIHELVHLYVRNHDKNFKNYMDIFYPNWKRIQKTLLNTL comes from the coding sequence ATGAAAAAATATATTACTATTGATCAAATTACAATAGAAATTAATAAGAAAAATATAAAAAATATGTACATAAGAGTGCGCCGTATGGATGGCGCAATAGTTGTAAGTGTTCCAAATAGAATGACAAAAGCACAGATTGAAACATTTATATTATCTAATATTGAATGGATTAAGAAGAATAAAAAGAAGTTTAATGAGACACATAAACATTTAGAATTTAATTATATTTCAGGAGAAACTCATTATTTATGGGGGAAACCTTATATTTTACAGGTGATTTATACAGAAGATGATAAATCATCTGTTTCTTTTAATCAAAATAATATAATACTAAAAATAAAAAAAGAAAGTAGTAAAAAAGAAAAAGAAGCTCTAATTGATAAATGGTATAGAAGTATTTTAAAAGAAAAAATAGAAGAAATTCTTCCTGAATGTGAAAAAATAACTGGAAAATCGTGTGATGAATATCATATAAAGAAAATGAAAACAATATGGGGAAGTATTAATATTTTACATAAGAGAGTATGGATTAATTTTGAACTTGTAAAAAAACATGAGGAGTGTTTAAAGCTTGTACTTATACATGAATTAGTTCATCTTTATGTCAGAAATCATGATAAAAACTTTAAAAATTATATGGACATATTCTACCCTAATTGGAAAAGAATTCAAAAAACATTGCTAAATACTCTTTAA